Proteins from one Pseudomonas grandcourensis genomic window:
- the phrB gene encoding deoxyribodipyrimidine photo-lyase, with the protein MQLIWLRSDLRLHDNTALSAAATRGPCVAVYLLSPEQWLEHDDAPCKVDFWLRNLRELSRELGQLNIPLLIRRAPRWEDAPSVLLNLCRQWQVDALHLNDEYGIHESRRDAAVARTLQAEGVEVHRYLDQLLFKPGSVLTRTGTYFQVFSQFRKVCYERLHHSLPSLVRAPHKQAPLNIASDPIPLSVDGFAIPADNLRNLWPAGEAQARHRLDSFSDAQIEHYQSERDFPAKPGTSQLSAYLAAGVISPRQCLHAALNSNQGEFESGNTGAVTWINELLWREFYKHILVGYPRVSRHRAFRPETEALAWRDAPEELAAWQQARTGLPIIDAAMRQLLATGWMHNRLRMVVAMFLTKNLLIDWREGERFFMHHLIDGDLAANNGGWQWSSSTGTDSAPYFRIFNPLSQSEKFDPDGVFIKQWLPELAGLNKKDVHNPANLGGLFGVVDYPSPIVDLGTSRTRALTAFKNLPSRQYAAVGS; encoded by the coding sequence ATGCAATTGATCTGGCTGCGCAGCGACTTACGCCTACATGACAACACCGCCCTCTCGGCCGCCGCTACGCGCGGCCCTTGCGTGGCGGTGTATCTGCTGAGTCCGGAACAATGGCTGGAACACGACGATGCGCCCTGCAAAGTGGACTTCTGGCTGCGTAACCTGCGCGAGTTAAGCCGCGAACTGGGTCAACTAAACATTCCCCTACTGATCCGCCGGGCACCCCGCTGGGAAGACGCTCCAAGCGTATTGCTGAACCTGTGCCGACAATGGCAGGTCGACGCGTTGCACCTCAACGACGAGTACGGCATCCACGAGTCCCGTCGCGATGCAGCGGTCGCCCGGACGCTACAGGCCGAAGGCGTCGAAGTTCACCGCTACCTCGATCAATTGCTGTTCAAGCCCGGGAGCGTGCTGACCCGCACCGGCACTTACTTTCAGGTCTTCAGCCAGTTCCGCAAAGTCTGCTACGAACGACTGCACCACTCGCTGCCCAGCCTGGTCCGCGCGCCGCACAAACAAGCGCCGCTGAACATTGCCAGCGATCCGATCCCCTTGAGTGTCGACGGTTTCGCAATACCCGCTGACAACCTGCGCAACCTGTGGCCGGCGGGTGAAGCCCAAGCCCGGCATCGCCTCGACAGCTTTAGCGATGCACAGATCGAACACTATCAAAGCGAACGGGACTTCCCGGCGAAGCCCGGCACCAGTCAGCTTTCCGCCTATCTCGCCGCCGGGGTGATCTCTCCTCGCCAATGCCTGCACGCGGCCTTGAACAGCAATCAGGGCGAATTCGAAAGCGGCAACACCGGCGCCGTCACCTGGATCAACGAGCTGCTGTGGCGCGAGTTCTACAAACACATCCTGGTGGGCTACCCACGGGTATCCCGACACCGCGCGTTTCGCCCGGAAACCGAAGCACTGGCCTGGCGCGATGCCCCCGAAGAACTGGCCGCCTGGCAACAGGCGCGTACCGGCTTGCCGATCATCGACGCCGCCATGCGCCAACTGCTGGCAACCGGCTGGATGCACAACCGCCTGCGCATGGTGGTGGCGATGTTCCTGACCAAAAACCTGCTGATCGACTGGCGCGAAGGCGAACGCTTTTTCATGCACCATCTGATCGATGGAGACCTGGCGGCGAACAATGGTGGCTGGCAGTGGAGTTCCTCCACCGGCACCGACTCGGCGCCTTACTTCCGGATTTTCAACCCGCTGAGCCAGTCGGAAAAATTCGACCCCGACGGCGTGTTCATCAAGCAGTGGTTGCCGGAACTGGCCGGGCTGAATAAAAAAGACGTGCACAACCCCGCCAATCTCGGCGGCCTTTTCGGTGTGGTGGATTACCCCTCACCGATCGTCGACCTGGGTACTTCCCGTACGCGTGCGTTGACGGCATTCAAAAACCTGCCCTCGCGGCAATACGCCGCCGTTGGGTCATGA
- a CDS encoding SDR family NAD(P)-dependent oxidoreductase codes for MSRTLARRYWLTGASSGIGAALAEEILKTGAHLAVSSRTVAPLKDLSLRYPGQVLVVAGDLTNSQAVREIGEQIAEDWGSLDTVILNAGTCEYVDAKQFDTSIVEHVVRTNLLASSFCIDAALPLLRAGTAPHLVAMASTVTYLPLPKAEACGTSKAGLRYLFESLRIDLAPEGIELTVISPGVVETPLTAKNDSPMALSWPVDKAARHILEKLKDRPLEIAFPAAFMTALWPLAKRPDQVKLEIGKPMVRSQPPIKDQP; via the coding sequence ATGAGTCGTACACTCGCACGACGATACTGGCTGACAGGTGCCAGCAGCGGCATCGGTGCCGCCCTGGCCGAAGAAATCCTAAAAACCGGTGCGCACCTGGCCGTCAGTTCGCGCACCGTGGCACCACTGAAAGACTTGTCGCTACGTTACCCGGGGCAGGTGCTGGTGGTCGCCGGAGACCTGACCAACAGCCAGGCCGTACGCGAGATCGGCGAGCAGATTGCCGAGGACTGGGGCTCGCTGGACACCGTGATACTCAACGCCGGCACCTGCGAGTACGTGGATGCCAAGCAGTTCGATACCTCGATTGTCGAGCACGTGGTGCGTACCAACCTGTTGGCCAGCAGTTTTTGCATCGACGCCGCACTGCCTTTGCTGCGTGCCGGCACCGCACCGCATCTGGTAGCCATGGCCAGTACGGTGACCTACCTGCCGCTGCCCAAGGCAGAAGCCTGCGGCACCTCGAAGGCCGGGCTGCGTTACCTGTTCGAGTCCCTGCGCATCGACCTGGCTCCGGAGGGCATAGAACTCACGGTGATCAGCCCCGGGGTTGTCGAGACGCCGCTGACGGCGAAAAACGACTCCCCCATGGCCTTGAGCTGGCCGGTGGACAAAGCCGCACGGCACATCCTCGAAAAACTCAAGGACCGTCCGCTGGAGATCGCTTTCCCGGCAGCGTTCATGACCGCCCTCTGGCCACTCGCCAAACGGCCGGACCAAGTGAAACTGGAGATCGGCAAACCCATGGTGCGCAGCCAGCCACCGATCAAGGATCAACCCTGA
- a CDS encoding YkgJ family cysteine cluster protein — protein sequence MKTIPHTQIAEPAVTCSTCAACCCQLEVMLITDTGVPERFIDTDDWGGEVMLRLDDGWCAALDRNTMMCTIYEKRPLICREFEMGAPECIDERQGISTAYR from the coding sequence ATGAAAACCATCCCCCATACGCAAATCGCGGAACCCGCGGTCACCTGCTCGACCTGTGCGGCCTGCTGCTGCCAGCTCGAAGTCATGTTGATCACCGATACGGGTGTGCCTGAACGGTTCATCGATACCGATGACTGGGGCGGGGAAGTGATGCTGCGCCTGGATGACGGCTGGTGCGCCGCGCTGGATCGCAACACGATGATGTGCACCATCTACGAAAAACGCCCGCTGATCTGCCGGGAGTTCGAGATGGGCGCACCGGAGTGCATCGACGAACGCCAGGGGATTTCGACGGCGTATCGCTGA
- a CDS encoding acyloxyacyl hydrolase — protein MKRLFCLAAIAAALMGHTFTAQAAGVEFAVGQTSDSTMTYRLGMQFDWDQSWLQSDVGRVTGYWSGAYTYWEGDKTSSNNSLSFSPVFVYEFAGQNVKPYVEAGIGVAAFSNTRLEDNNIGSSFQFEDRFGFGLRFNGGHEVGIRATHYSNAGLASSNDGVESYSLHYTLPL, from the coding sequence GTGAAGCGACTATTCTGCTTGGCCGCGATTGCGGCCGCACTGATGGGGCACACTTTTACCGCGCAGGCGGCAGGTGTGGAGTTCGCGGTTGGTCAGACCAGCGATTCGACCATGACGTATCGATTGGGCATGCAATTCGATTGGGACCAGAGCTGGTTGCAGAGTGACGTTGGTCGCGTGACCGGTTACTGGAGCGGCGCCTACACCTACTGGGAAGGCGACAAGACCTCAAGCAATAACAGCCTGTCGTTCTCTCCGGTGTTCGTTTACGAGTTTGCCGGCCAGAACGTCAAACCCTACGTTGAAGCAGGCATTGGCGTGGCGGCGTTCTCCAATACCCGACTCGAAGACAACAACATTGGCAGTTCTTTCCAGTTTGAAGACCGGTTCGGTTTTGGCCTGCGCTTCAATGGCGGTCATGAAGTCGGGATCCGTGCGACGCACTATTCCAATGCCGGGCTCGCCAGTTCCAACGACGGTGTAGAAAGCTACTCGCTGCATTACACGTTGCCGTTGTAA
- the murI gene encoding glutamate racemase: MREAPIGVFDSGVGGLSVLAEIQRLLPNESLLYVADCGNVPYGEKTPEFIQQRCSVMADFFRQQGAKALVLACNTATVAGVADLRRDYPEWPIVGMEPAVKPAAAATRSGVVGVLATTGTLQSAKFAALLDRFATDVKVITQPCPGLVELIESGDLRSPELRQLLAGYVLPLLAAGADTLILGCTHYPFLKPMLRQMIPDDISLIDTGAAVARQLQRLLTEGELLAEGPVREAQFWTSADPLHFRNILPILWNTSGVVRSFNR, translated from the coding sequence ATGCGTGAAGCGCCGATAGGCGTGTTCGACTCCGGTGTCGGCGGGCTCTCGGTACTGGCCGAGATCCAGCGTTTGCTGCCCAATGAGTCTCTGTTGTACGTCGCCGACTGCGGGAATGTTCCCTACGGCGAGAAAACCCCGGAATTTATCCAGCAACGTTGCAGCGTGATGGCCGACTTCTTTCGGCAACAGGGCGCCAAGGCCCTGGTGCTGGCGTGCAACACGGCGACGGTTGCCGGTGTCGCCGACTTGCGTCGCGACTATCCGGAATGGCCCATCGTCGGCATGGAGCCGGCAGTCAAGCCGGCCGCCGCCGCAACCCGTTCCGGCGTGGTGGGAGTGCTGGCCACCACCGGTACCTTGCAGAGCGCCAAGTTCGCCGCGTTGCTCGACCGCTTCGCCACGGACGTGAAGGTGATCACCCAACCCTGTCCCGGGCTGGTGGAGCTGATTGAAAGCGGCGATCTGCGCAGCCCCGAGTTGCGCCAGCTGCTGGCCGGGTATGTTCTGCCACTGCTGGCCGCCGGCGCGGACACCCTGATTCTCGGCTGTACCCATTACCCCTTTCTCAAACCGATGCTGCGGCAGATGATCCCCGATGACATCAGCCTGATCGACACCGGTGCCGCCGTCGCACGGCAACTTCAGCGTCTACTGACCGAAGGCGAGCTGCTTGCCGAGGGGCCGGTCCGTGAGGCGCAGTTCTGGACCAGTGCCGATCCGCTTCATTTCAGAAATATCTTGCCGATACTGTGGAATACCTCTGGCGTTGTGCGAAGCTTCAACAGGTAG
- a CDS encoding molybdopterin-synthase adenylyltransferase MoeB, whose translation MLNDQELLRYSRQILLQHIDIDGQLRLKESRVLIVGLGGLGAPVALYLAAAGVGELHLADFDTVDLTNLQRQIIHDTDSVGMTKVDSAIKRLTAINPEIQLIAHRAALDEDSLAAVVAGVDLVLDCSDNFSTREAVNAACVAAGKPLVSGAAIRLEGQLSVFDPRRPESPCYHCLYGHGSEAELTCSEAGVVGPLVGLVGSLQALEALKLLAGFGEPLVGRLLLIDALGTRFRELRVKRDPGCSVCGAKNA comes from the coding sequence GTGCTGAATGATCAGGAGTTGCTGCGTTACAGCCGGCAGATTCTGCTGCAACATATCGATATCGACGGTCAGTTGCGGCTCAAGGAGAGCCGCGTACTGATCGTCGGTCTTGGCGGCCTTGGCGCGCCAGTGGCGCTGTATCTGGCGGCCGCGGGTGTGGGTGAGTTGCATCTGGCGGACTTCGACACGGTCGACCTGACCAACCTGCAACGCCAGATCATTCACGACACCGACAGCGTCGGCATGACCAAGGTCGATTCGGCAATCAAGCGCCTGACGGCAATCAATCCCGAGATTCAACTGATCGCCCATCGCGCGGCGCTGGATGAAGATTCCCTGGCGGCCGTGGTGGCCGGAGTGGATCTGGTCCTCGATTGCTCTGACAATTTTTCCACCCGTGAAGCGGTCAACGCCGCTTGCGTGGCGGCCGGCAAACCGCTGGTCAGCGGCGCGGCGATTCGCCTTGAAGGGCAACTGTCGGTGTTCGATCCGCGTCGGCCGGAGAGTCCGTGCTACCACTGTTTATACGGGCACGGCAGCGAAGCCGAATTGACCTGCAGCGAGGCCGGCGTGGTCGGTCCGCTGGTGGGGCTGGTCGGCAGTCTGCAAGCGCTCGAAGCGCTGAAATTGTTGGCCGGATTCGGCGAACCGCTGGTGGGGCGCCTGTTGTTGATCGATGCCTTGGGCACGCGCTTCCGTGAATTGCGGGTCAAGCGCGATCCGGGTTGCAGCGTCTGTGGGGCGAAAAATGCGTGA
- the prmC gene encoding peptide chain release factor N(5)-glutamine methyltransferase yields MTIIASLLRAADLPDSPTARLDAELLLAAALGKSRSFLHTWPERIVPSEAALTFAEYLQRRRSGEPVAYILGQQGFWKLDLEVAPHTLIPRPDTELLVEAALELLPATPAKVLDLGTGSGAIALALASERPAWNVTAVDRVLEAVALAERNRQRLHLNNAKVLSSHWFSALEGQRFQLIISNPPYIAATDPHLVEGDVRFEPASALVAGVDGLDDLRLIVAQAPDHLEAGGWLMLEHGYDQAEAVRDLLLTRGFEEVHSRTDLGGHQRISLGRLPC; encoded by the coding sequence ATGACGATCATTGCCAGTTTGTTGCGCGCCGCCGATTTACCCGACTCGCCGACGGCGCGTCTGGATGCCGAATTGCTGCTGGCGGCGGCGTTGGGCAAGTCCCGCAGTTTCCTGCACACCTGGCCGGAGCGCATCGTGCCGAGCGAAGCGGCGCTTACGTTCGCCGAATATTTGCAGCGTCGCCGCAGCGGAGAGCCGGTGGCCTATATCCTCGGCCAGCAGGGTTTCTGGAAGCTGGACCTGGAAGTGGCGCCGCACACGTTGATCCCGCGTCCGGACACCGAACTGCTGGTGGAAGCCGCGCTGGAACTGTTGCCGGCCACTCCGGCCAAGGTACTCGACCTCGGCACCGGCAGCGGTGCCATCGCCCTGGCCCTGGCCAGCGAGCGTCCGGCCTGGAACGTCACCGCCGTGGATCGTGTGCTGGAAGCCGTGGCCCTGGCCGAACGCAATCGCCAGCGCCTGCACCTGAACAACGCCAAGGTACTGAGCAGCCATTGGTTCAGCGCCCTGGAAGGTCAGCGTTTTCAGCTGATCATCAGCAATCCGCCGTATATCGCAGCGACCGATCCGCATCTGGTCGAGGGCGATGTGCGCTTCGAACCGGCCAGCGCCCTGGTGGCGGGTGTCGACGGGCTCGACGATCTGCGCCTGATCGTCGCCCAGGCACCGGATCATCTGGAGGCGGGTGGCTGGCTGATGCTCGAACACGGCTATGATCAGGCCGAGGCAGTTCGCGATTTGCTGCTGACCCGGGGTTTTGAAGAAGTCCACAGCCGCACCGATCTGGGCGGTCACCAACGCATCAGTCTGGGGCGCCTGCCGTGCTGA